DNA from Desulfarculus baarsii DSM 2075:
GCGCTTGCAAACGATAGTAAACCTGCGCGCCCTGGCGGCGGTCGGCCACCACACCGGCCGCGCGCAGTTGGGACAGATGCTTGCTGACCGTCGACATGTCCGCGCCCACCAGCTCGGTCAATTGCGCCACGCTCATCTCGCCCCCGGCCAGACGCTCGACCATCAGCAGCCGCGAGGGATGGGCCATGGCCTTGAGCACCCTGGCCCTGGCCTCCAGCTTGAGTCTGGTCTTTTGATCCATGACGCGTCCTCCGTTTATTTGGTTATATGGCCAAATAACCAAATTGTCAAGCGGTCGCGCCCTTGACGCGGCGAAATTTATGTTGTATATGAATAATTGTTCATATACAGG
Protein-coding regions in this window:
- a CDS encoding ArsR/SmtB family transcription factor encodes the protein MDQKTRLKLEARARVLKAMAHPSRLLMVERLAGGEMSVAQLTELVGADMSTVSKHLSQLRAAGVVADRRQGAQVYYRLQAPCVMGFFDCVDNVLRAGVQERIEIVGGVGEKSHN